From Microbaculum marinisediminis, one genomic window encodes:
- the secY gene encoding preprotein translocase subunit SecY, with product MASAAEQLAANLNFGALAKATELKQRIWFTLGALLVYRLGTYIPLPGINPQAVADMFQQQSSGILGMFNMFAGGAVERMAIFALNIMPYISASIIVQLLTAVSPHLEQLKKEGEQGRKTLNQYTRYGTVFLAAVQAYGIAVGLEGAGTVVNDPGMFFRFTTVITLTGGTVFLMWLGEQITQRGVGNGISLIIFAGIVAGLPSAIAGMLELGRQGAMSTGIILAIFVMAVAVIAFIVFVERAQRRLLIQYPKRQVGNRMFQGDSSHLPLKLNTAGVIPPIFASSLLLLPITVANFSSGEGPAWLTTVTALLGHGQPLYMLFYAVGIIFFAFFYTAVVFNPADTADNLKKHGGFIPGIRPGERTAQYIDYVLTRITVIGAIYLTLVCLLPEFLVTAWNVPFYFGGTSLLIVVSVTMDTVSQVQGHLLAHQYEGLVKKSRLRGGRRNR from the coding sequence ATGGCGTCAGCAGCTGAACAACTCGCAGCCAATCTGAATTTCGGCGCGCTTGCGAAAGCGACCGAACTGAAGCAGCGCATCTGGTTCACCCTTGGTGCGCTGCTGGTGTATCGGCTCGGCACCTATATCCCGCTTCCGGGGATCAACCCGCAGGCGGTCGCTGATATGTTTCAGCAGCAGTCTTCGGGCATTCTGGGCATGTTCAACATGTTCGCCGGCGGTGCCGTCGAACGGATGGCGATCTTCGCCCTCAATATCATGCCGTACATCTCGGCCTCGATTATCGTGCAGCTCCTGACCGCGGTCTCGCCGCATCTGGAGCAGCTCAAGAAAGAGGGTGAGCAGGGCCGGAAGACGCTGAATCAGTACACGCGCTACGGCACGGTGTTCCTCGCCGCGGTCCAGGCCTACGGTATCGCGGTCGGCCTCGAAGGGGCCGGCACTGTCGTCAATGATCCGGGGATGTTCTTCCGGTTCACGACGGTCATCACGCTGACCGGCGGTACGGTGTTCCTGATGTGGCTGGGCGAACAGATCACCCAGCGCGGCGTCGGCAACGGCATTTCGCTGATCATTTTCGCCGGTATCGTGGCCGGTCTGCCATCGGCGATCGCCGGCATGCTCGAACTGGGCCGCCAGGGCGCCATGTCGACGGGCATCATCCTGGCCATCTTCGTGATGGCGGTTGCCGTGATCGCCTTCATCGTGTTCGTGGAGCGCGCTCAGCGCCGGCTTCTGATCCAGTATCCCAAGCGCCAGGTCGGCAACCGGATGTTCCAGGGCGATTCCTCGCACCTGCCGCTGAAGCTGAACACCGCCGGTGTCATTCCGCCGATCTTCGCGTCGTCGCTGCTGTTGCTGCCGATCACGGTAGCGAACTTCTCGAGCGGCGAGGGGCCGGCGTGGCTGACCACGGTGACCGCGCTGCTCGGTCACGGCCAGCCGCTGTACATGCTGTTCTACGCGGTCGGGATCATCTTTTTCGCCTTCTTCTATACGGCGGTCGTTTTCAATCCGGCCGATACAGCCGACAACCTGAAAAAGCATGGTGGCTTCATTCCGGGTATCCGCCCGGGCGAGCGCACGGCCCAGTACATCGACTATGTGTTGACCCGGATCACGGTCATCGGTGCGATCTACCTCACGCTGGTCTGCCTGTTGCCCGAATTCCTGGTAACGGCCTGGAATGTGCCCTTCTATTTCGGCGGTACGTCACTGCTGATCGTGGTGTCGGTAACGATGGACACGGTTTCGCAGGTCCAGGGGCATCTGCTGGCGCATCAGTACGAGGGCCTCGTCAAGAAATCTCGCTTGCGAGGGGGGCGTCGC
- the rplO gene encoding 50S ribosomal protein L15: protein MKLNEIADRPGAKHARKRVGRGIGSGLGKTAGRGHKGQKSRSGVAIKGFEGGQMPLHRRLPKRGFNNISAKSFAVVNLDRIQTAIDAGKLDAKQAVTSEILVAAGIARRTKDGVRLLGGGELTAKVSFQVQGASKNAVAAVEKAGGSIEIAALAPKAAAEPPKSKKAAERASKAKTPAAKTSAASEDKQG, encoded by the coding sequence ATGAAGCTCAACGAGATCGCAGACCGTCCCGGCGCCAAGCATGCCCGCAAACGCGTGGGACGCGGCATCGGTTCCGGCCTCGGCAAGACCGCGGGACGCGGTCACAAGGGCCAGAAATCGCGGTCCGGCGTCGCCATCAAAGGCTTCGAGGGCGGCCAGATGCCGCTGCATCGGCGCTTGCCGAAGCGCGGGTTCAACAATATCTCAGCGAAGTCGTTCGCCGTCGTTAACCTGGATCGTATCCAGACGGCGATCGATGCTGGCAAGCTCGACGCCAAGCAGGCGGTGACCAGCGAGATCCTCGTCGCGGCGGGGATCGCACGGCGCACCAAGGATGGCGTGCGGCTGCTGGGCGGCGGCGAGCTAACGGCCAAGGTGTCGTTCCAGGTGCAGGGCGCCTCGAAGAATGCGGTCGCTGCGGTCGAGAAGGCCGGCGGCAGCATCGAGATCGCCGCACTGGCGCCGAAGGCGGCGGCCGAGCCACCGAAGTCGAAGAAGGCCGCGGAGCGGGCTTCCAAGGCGAAGACGCCGGCGGCCAAGACGTCCGCGGCCAGCGAAGACAAGCAAGGCTGA
- the rpmD gene encoding 50S ribosomal protein L30, protein MAKKSGKTITVEQIGSPIRRPGDQRATLIGLGLNKMHKRRTLEDTPAVRGMITKVQHLVRVVEEN, encoded by the coding sequence ATGGCCAAGAAAAGCGGAAAGACGATTACGGTCGAGCAGATCGGCTCGCCGATTCGCCGTCCGGGTGACCAGCGCGCGACGCTGATCGGGCTCGGGCTCAACAAGATGCACAAGAGGCGTACGCTGGAAGATACCCCGGCGGTGCGTGGCATGATCACCAAGGTCCAGCATCTGGTCCGGGTGGTCGAGGAAAATTGA
- the rpsE gene encoding 30S ribosomal protein S5 encodes MAGRVREDRERDSEFVDKLVHINRVAKVVKGGRRFGFAALVVVGDQKGRVGFGHGKAREVPEAIRKATDAAKRSMVRVPLREGRTLHHDVAGRWGAGRVVLRAAPPGTGIIAGGPMRAVFETLGVQDVVAKSLGSSNPYNMVRATFQALKAEDSPRSVAARRGLKVSALQSRRRDAVGDAAAEA; translated from the coding sequence GTGGCAGGCCGGGTAAGAGAAGATCGCGAGCGCGACAGCGAATTCGTGGACAAGCTCGTCCACATCAATCGTGTCGCCAAGGTCGTCAAGGGCGGCCGCCGGTTCGGGTTCGCCGCGCTGGTGGTTGTCGGCGACCAGAAGGGCAGGGTCGGTTTCGGCCACGGCAAGGCGCGCGAGGTGCCGGAGGCGATCCGCAAGGCGACTGACGCCGCGAAGCGGTCGATGGTGCGCGTGCCGCTGCGCGAGGGGCGTACGCTTCATCACGACGTCGCCGGACGCTGGGGCGCCGGTCGCGTGGTTCTGCGTGCCGCGCCTCCCGGTACCGGTATCATCGCCGGTGGCCCGATGCGCGCGGTGTTCGAGACGCTCGGTGTGCAGGACGTCGTCGCCAAGTCGCTTGGGTCGTCGAACCCGTACAACATGGTTCGCGCGACGTTCCAGGCGCTGAAGGCCGAGGACAGCCCGCGTTCGGTTGCGGCTCGTCGCGGTCTCAAGGTGTCTGCCCTTCAGTCGCGGCGTCGTGACGCCGTCGGCGACGCTGCGGCGGAAGCCTGA
- the rplR gene encoding 50S ribosomal protein L18: MSKGLTGREKRTMRVRRALRRAANGRPRLSVHRSSKNIYAQVIDDAAGRTLASASTLEKDLRGALKTGADRAAAEAVGKLVAERAVEAGIKQVVFDRGGYLYHGRVKALADAAREVGLEF; the protein is encoded by the coding sequence ATGAGCAAGGGTTTGACAGGCCGCGAGAAGCGGACAATGCGGGTTCGGCGGGCACTCCGCCGGGCGGCCAATGGCCGGCCGCGGCTGAGCGTGCACCGCTCCTCGAAGAACATCTACGCGCAGGTCATCGACGATGCCGCCGGCCGCACTCTGGCCTCGGCGTCGACGCTGGAGAAGGATCTGCGCGGTGCCCTGAAGACCGGCGCCGACCGGGCTGCGGCCGAAGCGGTCGGCAAGCTCGTGGCCGAGCGCGCGGTCGAGGCTGGCATCAAACAGGTGGTGTTCGATCGTGGCGGCTATCTGTATCACGGGCGGGTAAAGGCACTCGCCGACGCAGCGCGCGAGGTCGGCCTCGAATTCTGA
- the rplF gene encoding 50S ribosomal protein L6 — translation MSRIGKRPVAVPSGVTATIAGQSVSAKGPKGELSVVLNDEVSVEMTDDGIKVGPRDDSKDARAKWGLSRTLVSNIIVGVSDGFKRELEIQGVGYRAQVQGNKLQLALGFSHDVHYPIPEGISIECPKPTEIVVSGIDKQRVGQVAAEIRRFRPPEPYKGKGVRYKDEYVFRKEGKKK, via the coding sequence ATGTCGCGTATCGGAAAAAGGCCGGTAGCCGTACCTAGCGGCGTAACGGCGACGATCGCCGGACAGAGCGTTTCGGCCAAGGGGCCGAAAGGTGAACTGTCGGTGGTCCTCAATGACGAGGTGTCCGTCGAGATGACCGACGACGGGATCAAGGTCGGTCCGCGCGACGACTCCAAGGACGCGCGGGCGAAGTGGGGCCTGTCGCGGACACTCGTCTCGAACATCATCGTCGGTGTCAGCGACGGCTTCAAGCGGGAGCTGGAGATCCAGGGCGTCGGTTACCGCGCCCAGGTTCAGGGCAACAAGCTGCAGCTTGCGCTGGGCTTCAGCCATGACGTGCATTACCCGATCCCCGAGGGGATCAGCATCGAATGCCCGAAGCCGACCGAGATCGTCGTCAGTGGCATCGACAAGCAGCGGGTCGGCCAGGTGGCCGCCGAGATCCGCCGCTTCCGCCCGCCGGAGCCCTACAAGGGCAAGGGCGTCAGGTACAAGGACGAATATGTCTTCCGCAAGGAAGGCAAGAAGAAGTAG
- the rpsH gene encoding 30S ribosomal protein S8 — MAMSDPLGDMLTRIRNAQMRRKNKVNTPASSLRRRVLDVLQAEGYIRGYSEVEFNGGKAEFEIELKYFDGEPVIRKIERVSKPGRRVYASVKNLPTVSNGLGVSIVSTPKGVMPDWQAREENVGGEVLCRVF; from the coding sequence ATGGCCATGAGTGATCCGCTGGGCGATATGCTCACCCGCATCCGCAACGCGCAGATGCGGCGCAAGAACAAGGTGAATACGCCGGCGTCTTCGTTGCGCCGCCGCGTGCTCGACGTACTGCAGGCCGAAGGCTACATCCGGGGATATTCCGAAGTGGAATTCAACGGTGGCAAGGCTGAGTTCGAGATCGAACTCAAATATTTCGACGGCGAGCCGGTGATCCGCAAGATCGAGCGGGTCTCCAAGCCGGGCCGCCGGGTGTATGCCTCGGTGAAGAACCTGCCGACGGTCTCCAACGGCCTCGGCGTGTCGATCGTGTCGACTCCCAAGGGTGTCATGCCGGACTGGCAGGCGCGCGAAGAGAATGTCGGCGGCGAGGTACTGTGCCGCGTCTTCTGA
- the rpsN gene encoding 30S ribosomal protein S14, which yields MAKKSAIEKNRNRARLVKKYAGKRERLRAIAEDESLSMEERFQARLKLAALPRNSAPSRIRNRCEVSGRPRGVYRKLKLSRIALRELGSRGMIPGMVKSSW from the coding sequence ATGGCGAAGAAAAGTGCGATCGAGAAGAACCGGAACCGCGCACGCCTGGTGAAGAAATATGCCGGCAAACGCGAGCGGCTGAGGGCGATCGCCGAAGACGAGTCGCTGTCGATGGAAGAGCGTTTCCAGGCGCGTCTGAAGCTTGCCGCGCTGCCGCGCAACTCGGCGCCGTCGCGCATCCGCAACCGCTGCGAAGTGTCGGGCCGGCCGCGCGGGGTGTACCGCAAGCTGAAGCTCTCGCGCATCGCGCTGCGTGAACTCGGGTCTCGGGGCATGATCCCGGGCATGGTCAAGTCGAGCTGGTGA
- the rplE gene encoding 50S ribosomal protein L5, which translates to MAEAAYEPRLKTHYRDVVRGQLMDEFSYSNQMKLPRLEKIVLNMGVGEAVGDQKRAQAAANDLTLIAGQKALVTHARTSIASFKVREGMALGAKVTLRKGRMYEFLDRFVNIALPRVRDFRGLNPKSFDGRGNYAMGLKEHIVFPEIDYDKVDHVMGMDIVVCTTAQTDDEARALLKAFNFPFRA; encoded by the coding sequence ATGGCTGAAGCAGCATACGAGCCGAGGCTCAAGACGCACTATCGCGACGTCGTTCGTGGTCAGCTCATGGACGAGTTTAGCTACTCGAACCAGATGAAACTGCCGCGCCTCGAGAAGATCGTGCTCAACATGGGCGTCGGCGAGGCGGTTGGCGACCAGAAGCGCGCCCAAGCGGCAGCGAACGACCTGACCCTGATCGCCGGCCAGAAGGCGCTGGTTACGCATGCGCGTACCTCGATCGCCAGCTTCAAGGTGCGCGAGGGCATGGCTCTCGGCGCCAAGGTCACGCTGCGCAAGGGGCGCATGTACGAATTTCTCGACCGTTTCGTGAACATCGCGCTGCCGCGGGTTCGCGACTTCCGCGGGCTGAACCCGAAGAGCTTCGACGGTCGGGGCAACTACGCAATGGGTCTCAAGGAGCACATCGTGTTCCCGGAGATCGATTACGACAAGGTCGACCACGTAATGGGCATGGATATCGTTGTGTGCACCACGGCGCAGACCGACGATGAGGCCCGGGCCTTGCTCAAGGCCTTCAACTTCCCGTTCCGCGCGTGA
- the rplX gene encoding 50S ribosomal protein L24, producing the protein MAKIKKGDRVVVLSGRDKGKSGDVLKMEPAKSRAIVQGVNMVQRHQKQTASEEGGIKAKEAPINLSNLALIDPKDGKPTRVGFKILKDGRKVRFAKRSGEVIDG; encoded by the coding sequence ATGGCGAAGATCAAGAAGGGCGACCGTGTCGTAGTGCTGAGCGGCCGCGACAAGGGCAAGTCCGGTGACGTCTTGAAGATGGAGCCGGCCAAGAGCCGCGCGATCGTTCAGGGCGTGAACATGGTGCAGCGCCACCAGAAGCAGACGGCGTCCGAAGAGGGCGGTATCAAGGCGAAGGAAGCGCCGATCAATCTGTCGAATCTGGCGCTGATCGACCCCAAGGACGGCAAACCGACCCGGGTTGGATTCAAGATTCTGAAAGATGGCCGCAAGGTGCGTTTCGCCAAGCGGTCCGGAGAAGTGATCGATGGCTGA
- the rplN gene encoding 50S ribosomal protein L14 — translation MIQMQTSLDVADNSGARRVQCIKVLGGSKRKYAHVGDIIVVSVKEAIPRGRVKKGDVMKAVVVRTAKDIRRPDGSVIRFDRNAAVLVNNQKEPVGTRIFGPVPRELRAKNHMKIVSLAPEVL, via the coding sequence ATGATCCAGATGCAGACAAGTCTCGATGTCGCCGACAATTCGGGCGCGCGCCGGGTGCAGTGCATCAAGGTGCTGGGCGGTTCCAAGCGCAAGTACGCTCACGTCGGCGACATCATAGTGGTGTCGGTGAAGGAGGCTATTCCGCGCGGACGTGTGAAGAAGGGCGACGTCATGAAGGCCGTCGTCGTGCGCACCGCGAAGGATATCCGCCGCCCCGACGGCAGCGTGATCCGCTTTGACCGCAACGCCGCGGTTCTGGTGAACAACCAGAAAGAACCCGTCGGAACCCGTATTTTCGGCCCGGTGCCTCGCGAGTTGCGTGCGAAGAACCATATGAAGATCGTTTCGCTCGCGCCGGAGGTGTTGTGA
- the rpsQ gene encoding 30S ribosomal protein S17, producing MPKRILHGTVVSDKNDKTIVVQVERRYAHPLLKKTVRTSKKYHAHDADNKFKVGDIVRIQECAPISRNKRWIALAE from the coding sequence ATGCCGAAGCGAATTCTGCACGGGACCGTCGTCAGCGACAAGAACGACAAGACCATCGTCGTCCAGGTGGAGCGCCGTTACGCGCATCCGCTGCTAAAGAAGACGGTTCGCACGAGCAAGAAGTATCACGCTCATGATGCCGACAATAAGTTCAAGGTCGGTGACATTGTGCGGATCCAGGAATGCGCCCCGATCTCGCGCAACAAGCGCTGGATAGCGTTGGCGGAATAG
- the rpmC gene encoding 50S ribosomal protein L29: protein MKASEVWSKTEDELKGELANLKKEQFNLRFQQATGQLENTSRVRQVRRDIARINTVLAGKARAAKA, encoded by the coding sequence ATGAAGGCGAGCGAGGTCTGGTCGAAGACCGAAGACGAGCTCAAGGGCGAACTGGCTAACCTGAAGAAGGAGCAGTTCAACCTGCGCTTCCAGCAGGCCACCGGTCAGCTAGAGAACACGTCGCGGGTGCGCCAGGTGCGCAGGGACATCGCGCGGATCAACACCGTGCTCGCCGGCAAGGCCCGCGCGGCCAAGGCTTGA
- the rplP gene encoding 50S ribosomal protein L16, protein MLQPKRTKFRKQHKGRIRGVASTGNQLNFGSFGIKAMEPERITARQIEAARRAITRHMKRAGRVWIRIFPDVPVSKKPTEVRMGKGKGTPEYWAAKVKPGRIMFEIDGVPADVAREALRLGAAKLPIKTRFIARIGE, encoded by the coding sequence ATGCTTCAACCCAAGCGCACAAAATTCCGTAAGCAGCACAAAGGCCGCATTCGCGGTGTTGCGAGCACGGGAAACCAGCTCAACTTCGGATCCTTCGGCATCAAGGCCATGGAGCCGGAGCGGATCACGGCGCGCCAGATCGAGGCCGCGCGTCGCGCCATCACGCGTCACATGAAGCGTGCCGGTCGCGTGTGGATCCGCATCTTCCCGGACGTGCCGGTTTCGAAGAAGCCGACCGAAGTCCGCATGGGTAAGGGCAAGGGCACGCCGGAATACTGGGCGGCGAAGGTCAAGCCCGGGCGGATCATGTTCGAGATCGACGGCGTTCCGGCCGATGTCGCCCGCGAGGCACTGCGGCTCGGCGCTGCCAAACTGCCGATCAAGACGCGCTTCATCGCGCGCATCGGCGAGTGA
- the rpsC gene encoding 30S ribosomal protein S3: protein MGQKVNPIGLRLGINRTWDSRWFANPRDYGSLLHEDIKIREMLKKDLKQAAVAKIVIERPHKKCRVTIHTARPGIVIGKKGADIEKLRKKIGAMTDSEVHLNIVEVRKPEVDAMLVADSIAQQLERRVSFRRAMKRAVQSAMRLGADGIRINCGGRLGGAEIARMEWYREGRVPLHTLRADIDYGEATAITAYGTCGVKVWIFKGEILEHDPMASERRATEAAESGGGGRPSRREGRRSE, encoded by the coding sequence ATGGGCCAGAAAGTAAATCCGATCGGCCTGCGGCTGGGCATCAACCGCACGTGGGACTCGCGCTGGTTCGCGAACCCGCGTGACTACGGTTCGCTGCTCCACGAGGACATCAAGATCCGCGAGATGCTGAAGAAGGATCTGAAGCAGGCCGCGGTCGCCAAGATCGTCATCGAGCGTCCGCACAAGAAGTGTCGCGTGACCATCCATACCGCTCGGCCGGGCATCGTCATCGGCAAGAAGGGCGCGGATATCGAGAAGCTGCGCAAGAAGATCGGCGCGATGACGGACTCCGAGGTGCACCTCAACATCGTCGAGGTGCGCAAGCCGGAAGTCGACGCGATGCTGGTCGCTGACTCGATTGCCCAGCAGCTGGAGCGGCGTGTGTCGTTCCGCCGGGCGATGAAGCGTGCGGTGCAGTCTGCGATGCGCCTTGGCGCCGACGGTATCCGCATCAACTGCGGCGGCCGCCTCGGTGGCGCCGAGATCGCGCGGATGGAGTGGTACCGGGAAGGCCGTGTGCCGCTTCACACCCTGCGCGCGGACATCGACTACGGCGAGGCCACGGCAATCACGGCTTACGGCACATGCGGCGTCAAGGTCTGGATCTTCAAGGGCGAGATCCTCGAGCACGACCCGATGGCGTCGGAGCGTCGCGCGACCGAGGCTGCCGAGAGTGGTGGCGGCGGACGTCCGAGCCGTCGCGAGGGCCGTCGGTCTGAGTAA
- the rplV gene encoding 50S ribosomal protein L22, giving the protein MGKAARERTLPENEAKAVMRNVRISPQKLNLVAAAIRGKKVASALADLTFSKKRIAKDVKKTLESAIANAENNHDLDVDDLVVAEAYVGKALVMKRWTPRARGRVGRIHKPFSHLTIVVRQVEESA; this is encoded by the coding sequence ATGGGCAAGGCCGCTCGCGAACGCACTCTGCCCGAGAACGAGGCGAAAGCGGTGATGCGCAATGTGCGTATCAGCCCGCAGAAGCTCAATCTCGTGGCCGCCGCGATCCGCGGCAAGAAGGTGGCGTCGGCGCTCGCCGATCTGACCTTCTCGAAGAAGCGGATCGCCAAGGACGTCAAGAAGACGCTGGAGTCGGCTATCGCCAATGCCGAGAACAACCATGACCTCGACGTCGACGACCTGGTCGTCGCCGAGGCCTATGTCGGCAAGGCGCTGGTGATGAAGCGGTGGACGCCGCGTGCACGCGGTCGCGTCGGCCGCATCCACAAGCCGTTCTCGCATCTGACCATCGTCGTGAGACAAGTCGAGGAGTCCGCCTGA
- the rpsS gene encoding 30S ribosomal protein S19 has protein sequence MTRSVRKGPFVDGYLLKKADASRQSGRNEVIKIWSRRSTILPQFVGLTFGVYNGQKHIPVQVSEDMVGHKFGEFSPSRTYYGHTADKKAKRK, from the coding sequence ATGACCCGTTCAGTCCGGAAGGGGCCGTTTGTAGACGGCTATCTCCTCAAGAAGGCGGATGCCTCGCGGCAGTCTGGCCGTAACGAGGTGATCAAGATCTGGAGCCGTCGCTCGACGATCCTGCCGCAGTTCGTCGGCCTCACCTTTGGTGTCTACAACGGCCAGAAGCACATCCCGGTGCAGGTCAGCGAAGACATGGTGGGCCATAAGTTCGGCGAGTTCTCGCCGAGCCGTACGTATTACGGCCACACGGCCGACAAAAAGGCGAAGAGGAAGTAA
- the rplB gene encoding 50S ribosomal protein L2: MALKTFNPTTPGQRQLVIVDRANLWKGGPVKKLTEGLTKSGGRNNAGRITARRRGGGHKRLYRVVDFKRTKFDVRGTVERLEYDPNRSAFIALIKYEDGELAYILAPQRLGVGDTVIASKQADVKPGNAMPLSAVPIGTIVHNVEMKPGKGGQIARSAGTYVQLVGRDSGYAILRLNSGEQRLVHGACMATVGAVSNSDHSNINDGKAGRSRWRGKRPAVRGVAMNPVDHPHGGGEGRTSGGRHPVTPWGKPTKGKKTRRNKATQKFILRSRHLKKK; encoded by the coding sequence ATGGCACTCAAGACCTTCAATCCGACGACGCCGGGCCAGCGCCAGCTGGTGATCGTCGACCGCGCCAATCTGTGGAAGGGCGGCCCGGTCAAGAAGCTGACCGAAGGCCTGACCAAGTCGGGCGGACGCAACAACGCGGGCCGTATCACGGCGCGCCGGCGCGGCGGCGGACACAAGCGGCTCTACCGCGTTGTCGACTTCAAGCGTACGAAATTCGATGTTCGCGGCACAGTCGAGCGGCTCGAATACGATCCGAACCGGTCTGCGTTCATCGCGCTGATCAAGTACGAGGACGGCGAGCTGGCCTACATCCTGGCGCCGCAGCGGCTGGGTGTCGGTGACACGGTCATCGCTTCCAAGCAGGCGGACGTGAAGCCGGGCAACGCGATGCCGCTGTCGGCCGTTCCGATCGGGACGATCGTGCACAACGTCGAGATGAAGCCCGGCAAGGGTGGTCAGATTGCGCGTTCCGCCGGCACTTATGTGCAGCTTGTTGGCCGCGACTCAGGGTATGCAATCCTGCGGCTGAATTCCGGCGAGCAGCGCCTGGTGCACGGTGCGTGCATGGCTACTGTCGGGGCCGTGTCCAACTCGGACCACTCCAACATCAACGACGGCAAGGCTGGCCGGTCGCGCTGGCGGGGCAAGCGTCCTGCGGTTCGCGGCGTCGCCATGAACCCTGTCGACCATCCGCACGGCGGCGGTGAAGGCCGTACGTCTGGCGGTCGCCACCCGGTCACCCCGTGGGGCAAGCCGACGAAGGGTAAGAAGACCCGTCGTAACAAGGCGACGCAGAAATTCATTCTGCGCTCGCGTCACTTGAAGAAGAAGTAG
- a CDS encoding 50S ribosomal protein L23, which translates to MTNLKHYDILVAPVITEKSTLASEQNQVVFKVAPTATKPEIKAAVEALFSVKVKNVNTLVRKGKVKRFRGIKGKQNDVKKAIVTLEEGHAIDVTTGL; encoded by the coding sequence ATGACCAATCTCAAGCACTACGACATCCTGGTCGCGCCGGTGATCACCGAGAAGTCGACGTTGGCTTCGGAGCAGAACCAGGTCGTGTTCAAGGTGGCCCCGACGGCCACCAAGCCGGAGATCAAGGCGGCCGTCGAGGCGCTGTTCTCGGTCAAGGTGAAGAACGTGAATACGCTCGTGCGGAAGGGCAAGGTTAAGCGCTTCCGCGGCATCAAGGGCAAACAGAATGACGTCAAGAAGGCGATTGTGACCCTCGAAGAGGGCCACGCCATCGACGTCACGACGGGCCTTTGA